In Amyelois transitella isolate CPQ chromosome 3, ilAmyTran1.1, whole genome shotgun sequence, a single genomic region encodes these proteins:
- the LOC132903262 gene encoding uncharacterized protein LOC132903262 — protein MNPQVPPQIDQPVKIPVPPPAVAGTSTMADTEEKLGYGLSAISLTNKIPDFWADQPRVWFIRTEAILAPQKMGDDSKFNIVVSKLTKDAIQQVSDLLIDPPKTNKFESLKARLLQIYEESENRKIQKLIGEMELGEQKPSQLLRRMRDLARGKIPDETLRILWQGHLPPAARAVLAVTENVDLESLCDIADKIQETTRPENVAEVSQVSSDQCDKIMAEIAKINVRLNQMDTRSRSIQRDRGNKRSSYRTRSASRQRTPNSPDWLCFYHYRFKNRAKKCEKPCAWKTPEN, from the coding sequence atGAACCCACAAGTGCCACCTCAAATTGACCAGCCTGTTAAAATTCCGGTACCACCGCCCGCCGTCGCCGGTACTTCGACCATGGCGGACACGGAAGAGAAATTAGGATATGGGTTGTCTGCAATTAGCCTAACCAATAAAATTCCGGATTTTTGGGCAGATCAACCGAGGGTTTGGTTTATTCGAACAGAGGCGATATTAGCACCACAGAAAATGGGAGAtgattctaaatttaatatcgtCGTATCAAAATTGACTAAGGATGCCATTCAACAAGTATCCGATTTACTTATCGATCCACCAAAAACTAACAAATTCGAAAGTCTGAAGGCCAGATTACTACAAATTTACGAGGAGTCAGAAAACAGGAAAATACAGAAATTGATCGGGGAAATGGAGCTTGGGGAACAAAAGCCTTCCCAGCTATTGCGCCGCATGCGCGATCTCGCAAGGGGTAAGATTCCTGACGAAACCCTTCGTATATTGTGGCAAGGTCATCTGCCACCAGCGGCGAGAGCTGTTCTTGCGGTGACGGAGAATGTGGATTTAGAAAGTTTGTGTGACATTGCCGATAAAATCCAAGAGACGACTCGGCCTGAGAACGTCGCCGAGGTTTCCCAGGTCTCATCAGATCAGTGCGACAAAATTATGGCAGAGATAGCCAAAATAAATGTTCGGTTGAACCAAATGGATACGAGGTCAAGGTCAATCCAACGCGACAGAGGTAATAAACGTTCATCATACCGTACGCGCAGCGCTTCCCGGCAGCGTACACCCAATAGCCCCGATTGGCTCTGTTTCTACCACTACCGATTCAAGAATCGTGCCAAGAAATGTGAGAAACCATGTGCTTGGAAAACTCCGGAAAACTAA